The DNA segment TTTTACCCAGTCAAGCTTAAAACGATAAATACCCAGATATTTATTGAAACGGTCACAGGGAATAAAGTATGAGGTCCATGGACATAAAGCGACACTTTCCCGTTGTCAATCCCAATTATCCATTCGTTGTTTTGACTACCAATTGCATAACTAGCAAGCGGTATAAAACCGGAAGTGGTTTGTGGATTGACCCACAAGCAAGCGGTTCCCGCATTAAACATTTGTGGAAAATAGGAGCAGTATCTGACAAAATTACTGGTCTGTTTAGCATTGGGAAAGTAAAATTGATTAACTGAGCATCCTGTAAAGTAGAATGCTGTTAGATTGGCCACCAaatagaaaatgtttaaactaAAATCATTATTTCGTGTCATCACGTTATATTCATACATTTTAATATCACAAGTCTTTTAAAACTAGAAAGATTAAGTACTATATGCAAATACCAGTAGGGTTTACCTTTGGTTACAGCAACTCCTAAAGTGAAGAAACATAAAAGCGTGACCATTCGGTGAGCCATGATTTGCCATAAAGATATCCCACCATAAAAGAcacttaaatacaaaaaataaagaaaaagagCACAATGGCCAAAACcattaaacatttctataGCTATACATGATAATAATCTGCTATACAGACAAAACTATGTCAATACATTATCTTATGTTTGCATAAAGCAAacagaaaatacaaatttttgaaaatctgcAGCATACCAGGATAACTTGGAATTCTACTTTATGTTCAAAAAATAGTGTTGTATTTATAATTTCAAGGTTCTAACCAATTAGAAATCAGTAAACCATCAAAAATCATTATGGTGTGACAAAACAGTAAGTTGCATTTCCAGAGACATCATAGTATTGTTTAAGATCAAAAGCAGTGACCTTTGCACTCAGTAGATTACCTTTATCATCATTTGTTTCATCAGCATCAAAAGTCCGGTTGGTTGAACTTGGCTAAAATATTAGGTAACATGAGAGTCGTGTCATATTCATCAAATAACACTCAATTAAGATAAAATATGCCATTATGAAGCAAACAacctaaaaaaataaaataactttctGCGTCATTGTATACTTGGCGAATTACATTTAGTTACTTgtgtttatcaatttttattttactgcaaAGATATTTACTCTTGTATCACAAATGCAATGtgcaaatgataaaaaaattccaatttAATATTAGTGTTATTCGTCACATATTTCGGGTTTTAATCAGTGACTGTTATATCATGTTAAGAAGTTTTACTAATGCTGTACCGAGTTCTATTAGCAGTGTGGCAGTCATATAGacaattgttttaaagtaGTAACACTTCCACTTTTCCATTCCACATCACCAGCAGTTAGTGTCACAAAAATTTTGAgtcatttcatcaaaaaaggaaaaaaatacaTTGCATTGCTAATAACTCAAGTTGGCAGAGACAGATTGATTGACAACTACCATGAGTGAAGCGTCTACAAAGCAAAAACTCAGCAATTAAATTCTCAAATTCTACAGGGCTTGGAGTCATACAGTGGCAAGTGCTACTCTATGTATCAAACATAGCACATGGCAGAACATGAAATAGCAATTGCCCGAATTAAACACACAACATTTTCGTTCCGAACTGTAATATAATGAGTATTAATGACTAAAAATTGGCGCTGCattctttgaaataaaatcacCAAGTTTCTTCGAAGGGGATTACCCTACAAAGAGCATTCTACATATGCAGTGAGTCAactcttattttatttgatgCATTTTAGgtgcatttttttaaaaacattttcttccCTTTCTCCCTGAACTGAATAGacaattataaataaatgtaTCCTTTAATTATACAGCTTTAATAAACAAGAACTAAACTAATCTGCAACACAACAAgtaaatttagacaaaagcataaaaagcaAACTGGTATTCTTAGAATGGCAAATCGTAATCGCACAACTGAAAAGAACTGAGGAGCTGAACAGAGAGCATCATTGGCGTGATTGCGAGGTATGCGACAAAGCTGCAAGGGGCGTTGATTAGGGACCGCGAGGAGCGTTGCATTAATCATTACACTCCCAAAATAATTCCTGGTTTttttaagaattttatttttgcgaaaacaacaacaagaaTAATAGCACTGACAAGCTAATTTACTTGCTCGTAAATTTCAATGCGTAATTTAAGAGCAAATCCCAGCATTGACCTAGGATTCTTAGGTTTTGCatgcaaacattacattttatttacaagtCTGTAAGCGAACGTAACAGCATGACATATAGTGTTTATTAGGTTACTTTgaaagttaataaataattcaAGAAATGAAAGGTAAAATGTAAgccattagttttataagtgaTGATGGTAATGAGTGTTGATTTATTGTAGTCGCAACTTTGCAAAAACGAAATTGCGAGTAACAACTATGACAAAATATCTTGCTAATTGGCTACCTTGTTACtactttcaatttttaaacGAGATACTTATAGTATCGTCTTTTTAAGAAAtgattttgtaataaacaatacaaactttaaaaaattatattacaAACAATGGAAAGTCTTTAATTACTTTCATAaatcttattttgtttgttaacaacaacttttgaaaaacGACATATCGCTAATCATCCCTTATTCAACAAGTAGCCTTAAGCATTTTAGTCGTTTTCTTCTTAGATATGGGCCTGGGCCACGTTCAGCATGCTTGCAAAATATCCAACTTATATACGttgaaataataaagaaaattcgACATGACACATAGGCCTAACGTATTTTAATTCCGAAAATGGCTTATGCTAgttatgtaggctatattgTATGCACACACAAACAAGATAAAgcaaatagaataaaaacacaactaaacaaacaaaattcgTAAAATCGGTTCAAAAGTTATTTAAACGGTACGACATGTTGAGACTTCGTACGAAACAGCTCCGTAAACTTCAGCTCGGTCCATGTTCATTTCCACTGAAGTATCTACAGGACAGTTGCAATTTTGAGCGATGTTGTTCATTTCGTAACTGGAGAGTTTTCGGGGCCAAACCATGAAGCTTCGTATATAGCCTCtgttaaaagaaaagcaaaaagtaTTATTTCTTAGAATAACTAATATCACAGACTGTGTAATATCAATTAGATtgaattatgttttatggaGCATGTTTGTTTATGGCATAAATGTGTgtcaaaaaattgtcaaagGGTTACCCAAATGACTGATTTTGGTCAAATGAACCCCCGACTGAATCTTGCTCCTGGCCTAAAACCAAAGCGCCTCCGCCTCTGACGTACTCTCCATTATACGTGGCTCTGTCCACGTCTTCGCCGTTTTTGAAAACTCCAACTTGGCGACTTGATGTATCAAACCATACGCAGAGGTGTGTCTACGTATAAAATATAAGCTAAAATGACcataaataaagcaaacattttaagtAAGGCTAAAGGATAAACTTATGCGCttgtttaagttgtgcaagataaaaaataattgtttttacaCAGTTAAGCTTAAAACGATAAATACCCAGATATTTATTGAAACGGTCACAGGGAATAAAGTATGAGGTCCGTGGACATAAAGCGACACTTTCCCGTTGTCAATCCCAATTATCCATTCGTTGTTTTGACTACCAATTGCATAACTAGCAAGCGGTATAAAACCGGACGTGGTTTTTGGATTGACCCACAAGCAAGCGGTTCCCGCTTTAAACATTTGTGGAAAATAGGAGCGGTATCTGACAAAATTACTGGTCTGTTTAGCATTGGGAAAGTAAAACTGATTGACTGAGCATCCTGTAAAATAGAATGCTGTTAGATTGGCcactaaataaaaaatgtttaaactaAAATCATCATTTCGTGTCTTCACGTTATATTCATACATTTTAGTATAGTGTCACAGGTGTTTTTAAACTAGAAAGATAAAGTACTATATGTAAATACCAGTAGGGTTTACCTTTGGTTACAGCAACTCCTAAAGTGAAGAGACATACAAGCGTGACCATTCGGTGAGCCATGATTTTTCTTTCTGGTTTTTAAAGAACAAAGCGGTAGAAATTGACAAAGACACTTACAAACAATCCTGCTATAAAGTTAAATATCTTAAGTTAAAAATGTAGTGTTTAGATTTTAGACGATAAGTTTCGTATAAGTTTAAATAATTCAACAAATTTGTCCAAATCATATGCATTATATTTCgcaattgttttgtaattCTAAAGCACATTACATTACATATTAAACTCATAAAATTCTTTACAAGATGGCATTATAAATCAGACCGTACTTTATATTGTACCAATAAAACATGTTTGAAATCAGCATGCACACCCTGTTAGCATGAGTTAACTCACTGTCTGCACTGAATTTCTGGCCACGATCTCTCCTTAATTTATACGCTTCCCCTGTGATGTTTGTGACGCATGTTTTCCATTTTGTGGTGATGTGATGACGCCAATTGCAATGATGTAAATGCCTATTcttcaaaaagaaaacatttacaGATCACTAAATTCGGCAAATAAATGTCTCAAAGCATGAGACAAGGAACTAGAAAACATTCGTCATGCTATGTACATGTTATGGTCAATGTTATGTGTTGACCAAAATGTTGATTGTCTATGCAATGTATAAGGAATTGGAAAAGAGTTATCTATTTGCAAATAATAAGTTGCAAGCAAACAAATTGTGATGTTTTCAGCAAACACTGTTTCACACGAATTGACGTCAGCGTTGTGATGTTGATGAGGTGATTTCCTTGGAGGCGTCAGAAAATTTCAACTCGAGTTTCAAAACTCGTACTGCAAGCAGTTTTGGTCTGGATATAAACgcttaaatgttttcattttctttgtttgattCTAAATCTGACCAATATCACAGATGAATTCTAAGTTTCCTGTACAAAAAAATGTCCTAAAGGTAAAACGCATCACAACAGAAAGCTTCCTTAAATGGATTAATATCACAtagcacaaaataaaatgatatattttaataatgaaTTTATAGATTTTCTTAATTCAAAGTACAACGCCGATGTTGATCCTGAATGTACAGTAATTGACGCTGCGGCATTACTTCGGCAGCAAGATTTCATCATTAGACCATTTAAAACCTATTAAGCGAATTAAAGAGGCTTTGGTGGCtgttttaagaaataaaacgCTGAAAAACTTTTGTAGCAAGTGGAAACTTATTAACAGAGCTAATAATTTTAAGTTAACTTTGACATCAGCCCTTGCACACGCATATAGCGCGaataaaaaagtagtttgaaAACCCCAACTAACAAACATTGACTTCGGTTgaaagcaaacacaatatcATGGTTGACATACTTTGTTCTCcccaatgacgtcatacttgTTGTCATCTCCTGATCGAAAAATACGCATTCGgtaaaaaacaagttaacaAACTTTGCGTCACCAATTTCCCCCAAAATGatagttaaacaaatttcgaACGATATAAATTGGGAAGTTTTTCAGCTGTCTTTAGCATATGGCGACGGAACCAGAATAAAAATTGCCAAAGATATTACCAACAAATACTGAACACGGAATTTTTGCAGGTTAGTCGTATTGAGCGATTTGTACTGTACATTTGTGATTTGGCTTGATATTTTATGTTGGTTGTTTTCGTATAACTTTTAATATAATCTTTTTCATACAGAAAGTGTAAAAAAATTCTTAACTATACTTTGCAGATTTTGTGTAGTTTCAAGCATTCATTCAAGTAACATGAAACTTTTATTAAGTCTTTCTATATTGAGTTTACTTTTCATTAAGTGCAAGGCAGGCGAGTGCTGCGCGGACCTTCGACATGGTGAgcttttgcataaaaatacaCGTTTTTACCTGCttacaacaacgttttaaAACATATATGTATATAGTTTAACTGAAAGCATGTTCCAGAATTGCAAGAATCGATCGCTTCAGACTGGTTCTTTCCATTGAATGGATACAAATACAAACTCACCAGTGGCAGCTACGACTGGACAGGAGCTCGACATGAATGTCAAAAAATGGGTGCCGATTTGGCAACTATTGGAATCAGGGATTTCGAAATAAGAAGGTGGGAAATTGGGTATTTAGCAATAACTTGCATGAAATGCAATTTTACTAGTTTCTCTATTCTATTTAGTGCTTTAGTTCTAtttagtttcaaaatttaaatgtcGGTTGAGTGAAAAGATTTTAGATTGAGCTTTTTAACAGGGTTATATGGCAAAAGCTAAACGCCGTAGGCGCCTGGGTAGGCATGACCGACGCAGCGACAGAGGGCCAATATACTTGGATCGATAATGTTGTGGGCACTCCCCAGAATATTAAGTGGGCAGCCGGTGAACCGAACAGCAATGGTGGAAACGAAGATTGCGTTAACCTGTGGACAGACGCTGGCCTGAACGACGATATTTGCTATAAACTTGTGAAAGGACTTTGCGAACTGAAAGTCTGATTAATTAGATGTTTATCAAATTCAATTTCGATGCTTCTCAGTTATAACTACCACTTTATATGCCGTTGGCCTGAAAGTGATGGTacattttacatttctttTGTAGCGGATTGCACAGATTGTAAAGTtatttcagaagtttgaagtttttgaagtCTTAGAATCGTAATGGTAGAATCAAATGTGTTCTTGATGTGAATTGTGAACCTTATAGAAATAAATGTAGCCTACATTAACATTTTCTCACTTTCTTTTATATATCGAAAGCCTGTTCATGATAATTTGCTCACATCAGCTCACGATATTAACTATACAGAACTCGTGTCATCTCCCATATCAATATTAATGAAAGATGACATTTTACTGGTATCACTTTTGGCATTAAATTTTACTGGCAAAAGTATTGTTTTATCTATACATACATAAACGACAAAATTCAGCTGTAGGCCTAATTGTGCTATATCCAGTCTTCAAAAATTCAATAAAgtacaatatatataaaataaggCCTAAAGTGCTCGAGCAGAAAGTTCGCAGGTTTTTCGTTAAAGATGAAACCACGCAAAACTAGAAATGCACTCACAAAGCAAGTACACTTCCACTAAGACAGCTCATTACTTTCAAGCGGAATTTTCAGAAATGCAACGTTGTTTTGCTCGTTTGCGTTTTATCTGATTATACTAAGGGCATTATACAAAACGTTTTCAGAGTTAGTGACTTAATATCTCTTGTTCatattcaatatttttcttgGCGGCGGATATTGTAAGACGACTTCAAATTGTACGTTGCAACATCTTATTGTATGGTTTTGAGTTTAGACAACGCACGCTTATAATCGAGGCTATACTGTACTGCAATCCAGGTTAATCCTTCTTCGCTGGTACGGCCGGTATGCTACTATAGCGAAACGTTGAATGTAAGAAAAAAATCGATGATAAATACTGTACGTTTTAGTTACCGCAGCAGCTAGTGCAGAATCGAATATATAGCAGAAACTTTCCTATTTTCCcgcattaaaatgttttaattgtcGATACTGAGCAACTCTGCCTGGGATACTCACAAAATGTACAACGAATTTTACCCGACTTAGATTTAATATATTTGTCCGTATTCTCTCCTCCAAGTTCTGGATAGGGCTTTCCCCTTTTCTCAAACTAACAATAGCAAGTCTGTATCAAAGCACTTCTCTTTCGTTGGCAACATCATACTTAGCATTTGAATTGCAAAGTGCTATACAGAATATGGAAATCTTAAACTAACTTCACAAGAGCTTGCGGTTATAAGCTGTAAGCAAATTGCGCCATCGGTGGTTTTCATCAAAGCGTTGAGTGCGTGATTAAGCTTAATTTACGTCCTCAGGCAAAGGCTAACAGACAGACGGTCATGCACATGTAGAATAGATTGTTTATGATACCCAATGCAAGGAAACTTGACTGCTCGTTCCATAAATATCggattaaaataaatgattggatttcaacaaaaaagttgCATATCGATAAGCTGCGTGATAATCTCCGCTCTAGTTTACGTTCATGTCAAGCAGCGGACGCCGGAGGAATACGTGTTAAATAAGAACACTGCATTGGATAAAAAAATAGCAGAAAATACGCGAATGGGAAACTAATAAAAACTACTCACGGTCGAAACAAGGTAAAAAAAGGAAACTATTAAAACAAAAGACCGGAACAGTGAAACACTGAGCACAAGAcggaaatgaaaaaaatacgaTTTACACTTCTATGTAGTCAAGGTACGACGCACCAACTcagaaaaaaacagaaaattggcacaaaattttaagaaatatatTTGATCGGTTAAATGTATCGGATCCGACATGAAAGATACCTATCAATGAGATACTTTTGAATCTTCGTTCATCTTCCATTTCATCAACTTGACGCACGCCATGGCGTCTTCGAAACTATCGTGACCTTCGTCggctaaaatacaaatatgactaaatttaaaacagaaataaacgCAACCCACATCAATAACATGGAACAATAAAACTTAGGTAATTCTTACACAACTATCCATGATAGAcaagtttgtaaaaaatgtgtaaaaacTTTATAGATGTCTCCTACTACAGTTGTACAAAACACAAGATGTCCACTAGTTGTTAGCCAACCAATACTAACAATTCTTTTCATATTGTCTAAAGACTTTGTGGAACAGTGGACAGCCTGTATATTTCAAGTTTTGTGTTCCATTTGCCTTTACCCGAATTTTGTATAATAATTCCTAAATGCTCTGACATCAAATTTCGCAAGGCACGTTTATACGGCGGACCAAGACGGTGCGGAAAAACAACGGAAGTGTCCACCACGGAGCAATGAATGAGCTGCAGAATATCAATATGAAGTACATCAGTTGAAATTTCGTTTTTTAAGTCACAGAGAGATCGAAAATTTACCCGCAGAGCTGTCAAGTCGCTCTCTAAACTGTGGCCCATCAGTATGGTATCAGCAGAAAATTTGCTGAGGAAAACCGCCTGAACGTCCCGTAACGTTGTTGTAACACCTTTTAAATCCTCCTCTGCTAAGCCACTCCATCTAAATTAAAACACAATGCTTGTTGACCAAAATCTCTTGAATAACTATAAGTCAGACAAAGTTGACTGCTAGATTAGttgatattttgcaatgtcagATCTTACACTGGCAAGATTTAATGAAACAAGATACACAGAGACCTAGTGTTGTAGTCAAGTATTCTCCCACATGGTTTAACAAGAGTATCGTAAGTAAGGTTTCCATCAAAATCGACGACCGTTACTCGAATTAGTTCAAGCCCCACAACTGTGTATGCCTATAAGTTTCAGAAAGAGCGTTATGACAGTTTAAAAGAGTAACATTCAACATTGACACATACTTAAAGTTATATACAACTGGTAATACCATTTCACAATCCAATGCAAATATTCCTGGATTTACAACATCAGACGCTTTGAACATTGTCTTCACGTAACTGGTACAGTCCAACTTATTGTCCGCATGCACGTGTGTCTACAACATCAAGAAACAAGTttgacaaaattatttttaaaccaattGCTTACTCTTACTATCTAATATGataaagaaattaatttattacaaaaataactatTTGATCAAAATTTACTATATCAATCCACAACATATTTTTACCTCAGCTACAGAGCAACCCTCAGCACCTATTGGACCTTGGCAACAAGAATAACGTTTCTCCCAGTGGGAGCCAACCTTAAGGGTATCAAGAGTGTTGATTACGACACTATAACTTAGCTATGGTAAAACAAAGCACCAATATGTTGCCATTACTAACACTTAACAAATACCCTAAAGTGAATAAGTTAACATACTTTGGTGGAGTAAGCCCTTCCCCAGTGGTGAACGCATTCATCATCTGTTCGACCAAAGTGTCCGCCCTTGTAAAGGATAAACTCCTTTCCACATCGAGCACAAATTTTCCTTGATGGCGAAACAATAAAGTGAAAATTAACCATGTTAAAGCAAAGATAATAAAAGAATGTCAAAAAGTATACGGATTATGATGACTTTGGTGTTAATATGTAACATTTTCAAGCCAAAGTACTTGGTAGTATCTTTGTTGGGTTTTGGCAATTCTTTCATAAATTTGCAACAACCACTAATATCTCCAGGCCTAGGGAAACCATTTTCATCCAGTTGCTTTTCAGTCAGTATGTAATGGCACATTTCTTCATAAATTTCCTCACCTGCACAACGAAGAAAACTTGTCTTATCTTAGAAATTCTTTACAGCAGCTGTTTAGTTTGTGTTTGGCAAATCATAACCTATTTATTTCTAGTCATGCAAATTGTGGTAAAAATGCCATTTTTGCCAAATCTACCAACTCCTTGCTAAcctgaaaaatgtttttcatcaACGCGCTTCGTAAAGGAGTAGCCTCCCTTACAAGAACGAGTACTGCCATCAAGAATTTTTTTGTGAGTAGATGTTTTCGAAGATGCCTTTTTTAACTCTTTAAGCCTTTTAGTTTTCTCTTGAGAAGTTCCGTGTGCAATTCGTACACAGTTGCTTTTGAACACAATTTTTGCTGAAGTATCTGGTGTTGTTGACGCAGATTTTAATTTGCTCTCATCGGCAATTTTAGCTGCTGAAGTGTCCCGGGACTTCATGGCCCTCAGTTTCTTCGTCGTACTTGCAGCTAAACTGAGATATATGGCTTTAGATTTACTGCGATCCTGACATTGTTTTTCTTCGTTTGTAGCCTACAAAAAAGTTGTCCGGGGATTAGAAAATTAAAAGAGCAACCTTCAATATAGATTTAATATAATAGTTGGAACATCAGCATTGACAAACCATATTATACGCTTTCACGTAATCTTTTCCATGTATCCTCAGACACTCATCTATAAATACAGTCAAATATCTTTGACGAATATTTGTGGGAACCTATATTGCATGAAAAAGTACAACACAATATCAGATACTATATATCATGGCGGAAAATGATTTCGAGAATTaataaaaagattttgcagaaaagttttaaaaagcaCGAAATAAACTAGATGTCAtcataaaataacaaactgGCTTTAGCCAGGGGATTCAGAAAAGCTCTATAGACttgaatgtaaaaaagtttccaaggctatttgtaataaattacCTTTGAGTAGCGATTAGGTAGAATCCTCGGCCTCTCTGGTATTCCACTTTCTACAGGGTTAAATTTGGGATCATGGGCCACTCTGTTGCTGCCTTTCGCAACCGTTCCTGAAAGTGTCTGGGAACTTTCCAAAGATTTTCTATTAAGAAATATCAAATGTTACATCACTGCAGcttcaacaaaataaagaCAAATCTAATTACACTGGGAAATTTAATCTGTAATATGTCTAGTATTTCATTAATATCAGTATATTAGTCTATTAGGATATACATTACCAATAAACAGCGGTACCCAAGCTTTTTTGATTGTGACCCAAATCGGAGTTTAACAAACCTCTCGCGACCCAAGCCTCAAACAGCGTATTTTAACATGAAGAAAATTTTGGTTATATGCATGATTTTTGGCAGTAAGTTGCTAAGTTTGTTTTCAGCAATCTATTCTTTACTCCAGTACCTGTGCTACATAGAGACAGAGACAAGCAGTGGTAGTGTGGTCCACTCACTGTGAAACACACCAGGTTTGCATTGTATCCGCGCAACCTAATTTTTGACCCTTGTTTGGGTCACGACCCATACTTTGGAAACCACGGCCAATAATAATATATCACTACAAATAATCATGTCATGGTAACATAGCATAGCTGAAACCAGACCTTCTTAAATCTTGGAAAGGTTTCTTTCGAACTAAACTTGTCGCTGTCCCAGTCACAGTGGGGGATTTTGAGGCAAGTGAATGTCTCCTGGAAAGAGACAATGAACCTTGCGAGAGTTTGGATGTTGGCAGATGTGCAACTCGTTTCGAATCTGACGTTAACTAAACGTTGACCAAGCAGAGTGGATAGTCAATTGCATTAGTGCATATACAATACATGTTATAATAATTTCTGTTCTCATATTACCATTAAAAGCTAGAGacataaaactgaaaatttacGTTCAACCACAGCGACACATGATGGTTACATTTCAGTGCCATAACACAATGTCATGCTCAACATGTTATATCTTTACTAGTTCCTACCTTTGAGGACGCTCCACGAAGAGAATCTAgaattttcttttctctttCTATTTCAACCATCTGCATTCGCTTCATCATTGCTTGTGCTGGTGTCAGATGTTGCTTCACTTGTTTTGGTGTCTTCAAAAAAGGTAAATTTagataataaaataaagtaccacatgtttttttttctaatttgatcaaaataattaattatccaTGCATGGTGGTAAAGGTGCAAAACGGAAAAATAGGCTTTACAGTATATGTTGTACAGTACATGACAACATATAGGATCATAGTAGCAACAGCTAAATAACTGAGGAATCTATTTAACCCACCCTGTTTAACGTTGTTGCTGAATGTGTTGCTGCATTATGAGCAACTCGTCGATATTTTGGTGGCGGGGCACATGAAACATTGTTGTTTCCTGAAGTACTTTCTACTTCTTCCGACACCTGTCAAACCACACAAATATCCAATTAGTGACTATtgtcattaaaatttatttttgggtATTTCTACTTAacattttgtacttttattaagCATTCTGTTTTATGCAACATTTTACTAGTTTTGGCATGCTAATACAATCGACCTTATTAACTGCAGGTTtgtcttttgttttcttataGTCAGCCTCAAAGCTTTCTTGGTATATGCGGAAGCATTCCTCGTACGTCCCGATCTTATTTAATTCTTTATCGAGTCTAAGCAAGAATAAGAACTAAAATTCaagcataaaataaaaagcatttaaaGGCTGCTTAATAAGTATAGCTCTAAAATCCTGAACTAAGTGCAACCGGTTGTCTAACACAAAACTAACCTATCAATTTCTTCTTTGTCAATGAATCTGTTAATGTCAGCTTCAGTGGGAGATTTAAATCCAGGTTTAATCTTCTTGTAGGAATCTTTAGCGTTCTCCTTCAAATTGCTCTTTCtcttcaaaattttctttttttcatgTAGTATTTTTGCAGtgctttttttcaaatttgtgatctgttttgttttttttgatgaaGGCTTGGAATTTATTTTCACATCTTTGTTAGTATTGTGTTTCTGTGCAGGAGTTTCCTTCGCATTAACATCATatgattttttcaacaaagagcTAACTTTGTTAGCAGTTTCTTTGGGTTTCGGCGACATCACGTCATCACTGTCACTGTCACTTCCAAACAAGATATTAGCAACTGTAAGGTTTTTATTTAA comes from the Clavelina lepadiformis chromosome 5, kaClaLepa1.1, whole genome shotgun sequence genome and includes:
- the LOC143460915 gene encoding neuronal pentraxin-2-like, coding for MAHRMVTLVCLFTLGVAVTKGCSVNQFYFPNAKQTSNFVRYRSYFPQMFKAGTACLWVNPKTTSGFIPLASYAIGSQNNEWIIGIDNGKVSLYVHGPHTLFPVTVSINIWTHLCVWFDTSSRQVGVFKNGEDVDRATYNGEYVRGGGALVLGQEQDSVGGSFDQNQSFGGYIRSFMVWPRKLSSYEMNNIAQNCNCPVDTSVEMNMDRAEVYGAVSYEVSTCRTV
- the LOC143459344 gene encoding C-type lectin mannose-binding isoform-like, with amino-acid sequence MKLLLSLSILSLLFIKCKAGECCADLRHELQESIASDWFFPLNGYKYKLTSGSYDWTGARHECQKMGADLATIGIRDFEIRRVIWQKLNAVGAWVGMTDAATEGQYTWIDNVVGTPQNIKWAAGEPNSNGGNEDCVNLWTDAGLNDDICYKLVKGLCELKV